CGTCCTGTAAAGGAGCTGAACTACTTGAGCTTCCGCTTCCACGCGGGCAAGATCAAGGTTAGTGAATCCTCATTGTCCGACTTTAAATACAAACTCAAAGAGTTGAGTAATCGCAACTGGAGCGTGAGCATGGACTATCGCATGTATAAAACCCGCCAATACATCAAAGGCTGGATGGGCTACTTCGGACTGAGTGAAATCTATACGATCTGGCCACCAATAGACAAATGGCTGCGCCGTCGTCTTCGCATGTGCTACTGGCGTATGTGGAAACGTGCCCGTCGTCGTTATCTAAACCTACGAAAACTTGGCACGAGTGCAAAGAATGCAGGAGGCTTCGCTAGAACCTCCAAAGGCTACTGGCGTGTCGCCTTACATCTCGGGCGCAAAACAGGGATGACGGATAAATGGTTAGCAAGCGAGGGCTTGATTGAAATCAAGCAAGAATGGTGGAACGTAAAGTTCCTGCGTATAACCGCCTTAAAACAGACTGCGTAGCACGTCGATCAGTCTGGCTGCGGTCCCGCACGGCAGGTGGTGTGAGAGGTGGCGTCCCGTGCGGCGTCACCTACTCGATTTCTGCTTTGGTTGTTGCTATTGCTACATCTTTTAAACCTGCCTTCGCGCATAGGTCCATCACTGAAAGCAATTCTTTATGGGCGACCGCAGGTTCTGCCCGAATCAGGATTTTTGTATCATCAGGTAGTTCCAAAAGTTTTTTCTCTAATTCTTTGCTTGAGATTAGATTGCCGTGAGCGTGCAACTCTTCCTTGGTAATAGAAACTTCAAAAGCTTTTTTTTGCTCTAGTGGGGCGAGCTTTTGATTGGCACCTACATCTGGTTGTGATTTGTTCACTGGCCGTTTAAAGATGTAAGTCGGAAGATGCTCTTCTGTTGTTTGTTTGATCAACACGAGTTCCCATCCATTGCGTCCAAGTTCGTTTAAGTTACCTTCTGGTGTTTGTTTCGAATTCCCAAGTCTGTGGATAATCTTGTATTCCCATTTCTGATTCTTAGCTTCCTCTACTTCTTGAAATCCAGCATCATTAGAGTAAGCTAGGGCAAAGGTGGACAGGCATGTAGCCATAATTGCGAAGGATATTTTTATCTTAGTTGGTTTCATGTTTTTTGCAGAACGTAGAGCATGAGCTATGGCGCGTTAGCGACATTGCTCACTGCGACTGGATCGATTCCTTCCTTTCTGGAGCGATTGATACTCCGATTGCTCCATCCATGTAGTCTGGAATAAACATCCGAACTCTGGGTAGGGCAAGATAATCAAAGGCATGCATCGAACCAGCAAGCGGGCTAGATATCAGAAACCATGCGTGTGTCTCCTCCGTGGTGATGGACTTATAAGATTCAGAATAATACACCTCAGGGATTAGGATCCGATATCTTGCTTTTTTTATTCCTTTAATTTCGACCTCATCATCAGGCCATTGATGCCCGTTCTGAAACTTCACACTACCGTCCACAACTAGGTAAGTGTATAGAAATATATCTTCGTGAAAATCTACATCTGGATGCTTCGATTCCCTGATGATTTTCATTTTTTCTAAGACTTCTCCAGACAGATGACCTTCGATAATAAGGTCAGATCTTTCATACATCCCTCCAAAGTCTTTATCGCTACTAAAGGCGATCAGGGGCAGTAGTGCTATGACTGTGAGGAGGAATTTCATTCTTTCATCGATCGTCGAGGATGATCACGTAGAGGAGCGCAGCGACTCGGAGTTGATCACTCCGCCTTGGTATGCCCGGCATGTTGATAAACTAATATGGTTAAAGTCCATTGTGAAAGACCTGAATAACAAATCAATCACTAGAGAAGCACAAGTGCGTAATCGCGAGGTTACGTTCGGAAGGAGTGTGGATCAAACCGACGAGCTGATGTACAAGAATGTCATAGGAGGCACAGAGGGCGGGCGAGCGGGCCAAGGATCGCGAAGCCCATCAGGTCAGACCCGATGTGTAAATGACGCAGTTGTGTCGGGGAGGTGTATCAACTTATCCGGGGAGGCCTCCAACAGTGGCTTGTCAGAGCTTCAATCTGCTCATGAGATGGCGAGCAGCGCCGCCAGTGATGGCGGAGTGATCACCGATGGAGGAGTCAGCAGAAGGCATATTAGCCGCGGAGATGAGCTTGCTGAAGGCAGGACGGACTCACGAAGCGGTGAAGGCCCGAAATACGTATGGCAGCCGGACTTGCCTCTGGAACCCACCCATAAACGCCGATCGGCGCGCGGGCAAGGGGAGCCAGAGCAATACAGCCGGTTGCAGCCCGAGCTACTGGAGGCAATCTTCAGTAGCACGAACCTCGAAACGGCGTATCGCCGCGTCAAAGCCAACGGCGGAGCCGCTGGTGTGGATGGAGTGAGTCTGGAAGATTTTACGCTGTGGTATCGACTACGGCGCAAAGACCTGCTGCGCCGTCTGCATCTGGGGAACTACTGCCCGAGTCCGGTTCGCCGCACTCACATCGAAAAGAAGAACGGAAAGAAGCGCCCTTTGGGCATTCCGACTGTCTTCGACCGGATCGTGCAACAAGCGATCCATCAAGTGCTCTGTCCTATCTTGGACAGTAGCTTTAGCCCTAACAGCTACGGCTTCCGCCCGGACTGTCGTGGGCATGATGCGGTTCGCCGCATCCTAGCATGCAACCGTGAAGGCTTCAAATGGTCGGTGGACATCGACCTGAAGTCGTTCTTCGATAAAGTCCCGCAAGCGCGTGCGTTGGAAGCACTACGTGAGCGTCTCGATGGGGATGGCCCTGTCGTGCGCTTGATTAAGCGCTACTTAAAAGCGGGCTACATCGAACTAGGAAGCTATCACGCAACAGTTGAGGGGATGCCGCAAGGTGGCCCGCTTTCACCTCTACTTTCAAACCTGGTGCTCGATGCACTGGACAAAGAGCTGGAGGCGAGGGGACATCGTTTCGTCCGTTATGCGGACGACTTCGTCGTTCTGCTCAAAAGCGAACGTGCCGCACATCGTGTCTTCGCTAGCCTCTGTGAGTTCGTCGAGAACAAACTGGGGCTAGAGATCAATCGCGAGAAAAGCGCGGTGCGTCCTGTAAAGGAGCTGAACTACTTGAGCTTCCGCTTCCACGCGGGCAAGATCAAGGTTAGTGAATCCTCATTGTCCGACTTTAAATACAAACTCAAAGAGTTGAGTAATCGCAACTGGAGCGTGAGCATGGACTATCGCATGTATAAAACCCGCCAATACATCAAAGGCTGGATGGGCTACTTCGGACTGAGTGAAATCTATACGATCTGGCCACCAATAGACAAATGGCTGCGCCGTCGTCTTCGCATGTGCTACTGGCGTATGTGGAAACGTGCCCGTCGTCGTTATCTAAACCTACGAAAACTTGGCACGAGTGCAAAGAATGCAGGAGGCTTCGCTAGAACCTCCAAAGGCTACTGGCGTGTCGCCTTACATCTCGGGCGCAAAACAGGGATGACGGATAAATGGTTAGCAAGCGAGGGCTTGATTGAAATCAAGCAAGAATGGTGGAACGTAAAGTTCCTGCGTATAACCGCCTTAAAACAGACTGCGTAGCACGTCGATCAGTCTGGCTGCGGTCCCGCACGGCAGGTGGTGTGAGAGGTGGCGTCCCGTGCGGCGTCACCTACTCGATTTGGACTTTTTGTTTTTATGCGCATTGCCAGAGGAACCTCGCTTTCTTTCTGTCCTTGGAGATAAAAGCATACCCGATTCCTGCGTCTCCAAAATTCACATAGAAGGGAACTGATGTCGAATCTAGCTGAAGAAGAAGATCCCATGGTTCTGAATCAGGAAACTCGTCATTTTGTAGGAAAATAGGTGAGCCACCTATTTTATTTCCTTCAAGCTTCCTTGCATAAGCCTCGAAGTCTGAATCACTCAACTCGCTCCGTTGGTCGATCGGGATGAAATCAGGCTCGTCAGAAATGCTACCTTCGACTTTAAACTCACATGGTTCAGGTTGCAGGCGTTTCTGGAACATTTTCTTCACCATCTGGTAAAGAGTTGGTCCTTTCGTATACTTCTTCGTTGGGACTTCAGTGCTGCCTGGCTGGAGGATAACTGCATTCTCTCCACCGTCAGGTTCCCATGTTCCATCGACATAATCCTTCCCGTCGGTCATGAATATGTAGGCGACCTTCGCTTCAGATTCGCCGAACAGTTCGGGTGACAGCACAATCTGACAAATGAAACGCATCGGCTCACCTGTCGCTCGACTGAGTGGCCATTCCACTTCTTCGATCCAGTTTGGCTGACCACCGAATTTCGTTTCTGGCTCAGAGATTGGCTTCTTGCTTTTGGTAAACTGTATCAGTTGCCGATTCATTTCTTTGTCCAACGTCGAGGCCAGGCACCCAGCCTGACGAGTTTGTAGTTTAAGTGGTTCTCGGATTTTCGGGCGGGTTACATGGGTTGACCTGAGCCGGCTGGTTCTGTCTGAGTTTTCTAGAGCCGGTAGATAATAGTATGAACCCAAAAATTGCTGAGAAACCTCCAATCATTAAGGAGTCATCAAAATCGGATTGAGACGATAATCTTTCGACAGTAGTAGCCCGTTTTCTTATGTCGTCTGTGATGATTTCTGAACCTTTAATTTCCTCAACCAAGAGGAAAGCTTCTCTTTGGACAATTAGCTCATCAATTCGAGATTCATTTGCTTTCGATAGCCCCCAAAAAACGAAGATAATCCCTAGAAACATCAGTCCGATTCCTGTGAGTCTAGAAGTCGGATCTATTTCCTTCTTTTCTTTCAGCCACTTAGTCACTGAGTATTCTTCGGCTAGATCGTTTTTCATTTTCTCTTTTGCAGAACGTGTAGGCCAGGCACCCAGCCTGACGAGTTTGTAGTTCAAGTGATTCTCGGATTTTCGGGCAGGTTACATGGATTGACCTGTGCCGACTGGTTCGATCCCATTTCTAAATTTGGCAACTTGGCTAGTAGCCACCCAGAGAGGCTGCACCAAAGCCAAAGATCATGGCGAAAATGGCGAACACTATGCCGCAAATGATGTAGAAGAGGATGATTGCTGGTATTGCAGCGAGCATTAGCTTCAACATAATCGCGACAAGCCTACCGAAGGGAATGTCAATATCACGAATAGTTGTATTATCGTTTTGTTCGTTCATTTTATTTTTTTAATTTAGGGTTATAGGCTTTGCTAAGAGCAGGTCTGTTAATTTATTTTATCGAACGTAGAGTGTGAGCGTAGATGAGCGCCAGCGAAATCTATTGTCTCACCACGACTGGATCTCAGTCGATTTCGATAGATGCTTGTGAAATACCCAAACGCTTCAAATCTCTAGTCACTTTCCTTTCAAGGCTTTCATTTATCCATACACCCCAATACTTCATTTCGCCATCGCCTTCAGGTCGAAGCCTCAAAGACAGAATGACATAGCCTTCCTCGTGGTATTGAGCATGTTTCTTCAATAATTCTGTTTCATTCATCGAGCCCCAAGCCCCGTAGGCGAGGCCTTTCGGCTTATCGATAAAGATCTCCCTTATCTTACCACCTTCTCTTTCAGAATAGATTGGGAATCTCCCCTCGGCATTAAGCGCCTCAAACTGAACTTGGGACTCTGCAACTGGTATCCAGTTTTCGAAAGCTTTCTCTCTTCTCTCCGCTTTGCTTTCGTCGAGTTGGCTCAGTGTGATGTCGGCGGCAAAGCAGCTAGTCATAGCTGCCAAAAAGAGTAGGATTAATTTTTTCATTTTTTTGAGATCGCTAAGGAGTATCACGGAGAGGCGCAGCCTCGGAGTTGATACCTCCGCCTTGATCTACTTTTAGTCGGGAAACGAGGAAGTATTTCGTAGCCCAGAAAAAAGATAGATAGCTTAATACCAATACGGCTACAAAGAATGCTATCAAAACTAGTGGGTTCTCGACTGGGATGAAAGTCAGAATATTTCCGAGAACAAAGCTCACAATCCACGCAAGTATCCAAAATCCGATGAAAGCTCGAATATAGTCAGAATGCGTTAAGCTTTCCTTTTTCTTTTTTCCTTCTGCTTCATGCTTAGTCAGTCGAGGCTCAGGAATTGTGAATCTGAAAGTTTTCATTCTTTCTGTAGATCAGTTTTATTAGTGTATTTTGGGTGCACGTTAGACGTTTTCAGGTAGGGCTCAAGTTTATTAGTTTAAGTTTCTTAATTCATTGTTTTCAAGTTGGATATGTAATGATTGACTCAGTTGTCCAAAAGTCGACTTTCGTTCGGGTGAGCCAAAATGTCTCCGAACACGCGGGCGGGGTTAGTGTATCTTTTGCGGCGTTGGTTTGTCTTTTTTTAAGTTCAGACTTGCAAATAGGTGAACGAATGTTCACGTTGTAAAGTGTTATGATTATTGTTTCCTTCCCTAATTGGTCGGACGCCCTGAAGGCAGCGGATTTGCCGGACAAGGTGCGTGACCGTCATCGTGTCATCATCAACTGGTTCCTCGGTCATTTGAAACGGGAACATATGGCTGCGTCGAAGGACTCGGCGCGGATGTTCCTAAAACATTTGATTGAGACGCGCCGACCGCAGGACTGGCAAGTCGAGCAGTGGCGCCAAGGGCTGAACTGGTTTTTCCGGAAGGCGCCGTCTCGGCGGCACAAGGCGGCGAAAAAGATTGAGAGCTCCGCAGAGGGTAAGGTGTTGGCCGGGGCGACCGACGACAGCCCCCGGAGCGGGATGCAGGAAGATGACGAAGCACCGATGGTTGAGGAAGGCTACGAGGACGGGCGGCAGCACTATGCCTACACGGTGGCGGAGATGCAGGCGAAGGTGCCGATGGATCCGTGGTTTGAGGAGACGGTGCGTTTGATGCGGGTGCGGCAGATGGCCTACCGCACGGAAGAGGCCTATCTGGGCTGGATTCGGAGGATGGAGCGTTTCCTTGGAAGCAAGGATGGGTTGGAGGCTTTCGCGGAGGAAGACTTGAAGCGTTTTTTGAGCTTTCTTGCGGTGGAGGAAGGCGTGGCGGCGGGGACGCAGCGGCAGGCCTTAAACGCGGGTGTCTTTTTCCTGCGCGAGGTGCGTAAGATGGAACTGGGAGATTTTAGCGATTATGTGAAAGCAAATCCACGCAAATACTATCCGGTGGTGTATTCCAGAGGGGAAATTAAGCGTTTACTGGATAATGTGAAGGGGACGTGGGGTTTGATGGCACGACTGCAATATGGCTGTGGTTTGCGCATCTCGGAGCTGTGTCGCCTGCGAGTCAAGGATGTGGACCTGGAGCGCGGCAAGCTCTACATCCGAGCGTCTAAGGGGGATAAAGATCGTTGTGTGCCGCTGGCTCGATCATTGCAGGAGCCTTTGGTCGCTCATCTGAAAGTTGTGCGTAAGACCTTTGAGGCGGATCGTCAGGCAAATGTTCCAGGGGTATTTATGCCTGGGGCCTTGGATCGAAAGATGTCGCAGGCGTGTAAGCGCTGGGAGTGGTTTTGGCTCTTTCCGATGCAAAGCCTCTCGCGTGATCCTCGTGGAGAACGCGATGCAGCTAAGCGGCGACATCACATTTTGCCGCGAGCGTATCAAAAGCATCTCTCGCTCGCAGCTGTGAAAGCAGAAATTCCGAAGCGTTCAAATTCGCATGTATTACGGCACAGTTATGCGACGCATCTACTAGAGAATGGGACAAATATTAGGACTTTGCAGGATTTCCTGGGCCATGCTTGCGTGGAGACGACGATGATTTATCTGCACGTAATGGAAGATCAGCAGGATTTGACGGTGAGTCCCTTGGATATTTTGGAAGGCTCGTCGTAGTCGTGTGCGTCGTATGTGGCCGTGCGGCATCTTGCTCGATGGCCCCAAGCTATGGGATTGAAGGTTCGAAGCGACCGAATGGCGCTGAGTATGTTTTGTGACACATGGGAACGCTGGGAACGTCCAACGTCGAACGTTCAACATTGAACATCGAATGATTCGTGCCCGAGCTTAATCATTCAACATTGGATGTTGGACGTTCGATGTTGGACGTTCCCACGTTCGTTCTGTTTCTGAGAATCGTCGTGTTGATTGAAGGGGCGTTAACGTGGATACCGCGGCGCTCACGAGCGAACACACTACGTAGATGCGCGGACCCATTGGTGGGTTCGATTGGGCCTCGGGGTGCTTTGAACCGCGCTTAGCTTACATATTTCTGTACGATGGGGATGCGGCGGCCGACGCCGAAGGCGAGCGGGGTGGTCTTGAGACCGGGGGCGGCTTGCTTGCGCTTGTATTCGTTGAGATCGACTTTGCGCACGATGTCGTTGACGATCTCGGAGTCGTAGCCCTTTTCCACGATCTCGGCGCGTGAGAGGCCCTCTTCTACGTAGAGGCGCAGAATGCCGTCCAAGACTGGATAGGGGGGCAGGGAATCTTCGTCTTTTTGATCGGGGCGTAGCTCGGCGGAGGGCGCTTTTTCG
The nucleotide sequence above comes from Coraliomargarita algicola. Encoded proteins:
- a CDS encoding DUF1963 domain-containing protein, producing MNRQLIQFTKSKKPISEPETKFGGQPNWIEEVEWPLSRATGEPMRFICQIVLSPELFGESEAKVAYIFMTDGKDYVDGTWEPDGGENAVILQPGSTEVPTKKYTKGPTLYQMVKKMFQKRLQPEPCEFKVEGSISDEPDFIPIDQRSELSDSDFEAYARKLEGNKIGGSPIFLQNDEFPDSEPWDLLLQLDSTSVPFYVNFGDAGIGYAFISKDRKKARFLWQCA
- a CDS encoding biopolymer transporter ExbD, with translation MKPTKIKISFAIMATCLSTFALAYSNDAGFQEVEEAKNQKWEYKIIHRLGNSKQTPEGNLNELGRNGWELVLIKQTTEEHLPTYIFKRPVNKSQPDVGANQKLAPLEQKKAFEVSITKEELHAHGNLISSKELEKKLLELPDDTKILIRAEPAVAHKELLSVMDLCAKAGLKDVAIATTKAEIE
- a CDS encoding integron integrase, with amino-acid sequence MIIVSFPNWSDALKAADLPDKVRDRHRVIINWFLGHLKREHMAASKDSARMFLKHLIETRRPQDWQVEQWRQGLNWFFRKAPSRRHKAAKKIESSAEGKVLAGATDDSPRSGMQEDDEAPMVEEGYEDGRQHYAYTVAEMQAKVPMDPWFEETVRLMRVRQMAYRTEEAYLGWIRRMERFLGSKDGLEAFAEEDLKRFLSFLAVEEGVAAGTQRQALNAGVFFLREVRKMELGDFSDYVKANPRKYYPVVYSRGEIKRLLDNVKGTWGLMARLQYGCGLRISELCRLRVKDVDLERGKLYIRASKGDKDRCVPLARSLQEPLVAHLKVVRKTFEADRQANVPGVFMPGALDRKMSQACKRWEWFWLFPMQSLSRDPRGERDAAKRRHHILPRAYQKHLSLAAVKAEIPKRSNSHVLRHSYATHLLENGTNIRTLQDFLGHACVETTMIYLHVMEDQQDLTVSPLDILEGSS
- the ltrA gene encoding group II intron reverse transcriptase/maturase; translation: MASSAASDGGVITDGGVSRRHISRGDELAEGRTDSRSGEGPKYVWQPDLPLEPTHKRRSARGQGEPEQYSRLQPELLEAIFSSTNLETAYRRVKANGGAAGVDGVSLEDFTLWYRLRRKDLLRRLHLGNYCPSPVRRTHIEKKNGKKRPLGIPTVFDRIVQQAIHQVLCPILDSSFSPNSYGFRPDCRGHDAVRRILACNREGFKWSVDIDLKSFFDKVPQARALEALRERLDGDGPVVRLIKRYLKAGYIELGSYHATVEGMPQGGPLSPLLSNLVLDALDKELEARGHRFVRYADDFVVLLKSERAAHRVFASLCEFVENKLGLEINREKSAVRPVKELNYLSFRFHAGKIKVSESSLSDFKYKLKELSNRNWSVSMDYRMYKTRQYIKGWMGYFGLSEIYTIWPPIDKWLRRRLRMCYWRMWKRARRRYLNLRKLGTSAKNAGGFARTSKGYWRVALHLGRKTGMTDKWLASEGLIEIKQEWWNVKFLRITALKQTA